From one Lolium rigidum isolate FL_2022 chromosome 4, APGP_CSIRO_Lrig_0.1, whole genome shotgun sequence genomic stretch:
- the LOC124650364 gene encoding histone H2B.11-like, whose protein sequence is MAPKAEKKPAEKKPVEEKAEKAPAKGEKKPKAEKRLPAAKEGGGDKKGKKKAKKSVETYKIYIFKVLKQVHPDIGISSKAMSIMNSFINDIFEKLAGESAKLARYNKKPTITSREIQTSVRLVLPGELAKHAVSEGTKAVTKYTSS, encoded by the coding sequence ATGGCGCccaaggccgagaagaagcccgCGGAGAAGAAGCCGGTGGAGGAGAAGGCGGAGAAGGCGCCTGCCAAGGGCGAGAAGAAGCCCAAGGCCGAGAAGCGGCTGCCAGCGGccaaggagggcggcggcgacaagaagggcaagaagaaggCGAAGAAGAGCGTGGAGACCTACAAAATCTACATCTTCAAGGTGCTCAAGCAGGTGCACCCGGACATCGGCATCTCCTCCAAGGCCATGTCCATCATGAACTCCTTCATCAATGATATATTCGAGAAGCTCGCCGGCGAGTCCGCCAAGCTCGCAAGGTACAACAAGAAGCCCACCATCACCTCCCGGGAGATCCAGACTTCCGTCCGTCTCGTCCTCCCCGGAGAGCTCGCCAAGCACGCCGTAAGCGAGGGGACGAAGGCGGTCACCAAGTACACCTCGTCCTAG
- the LOC124707606 gene encoding probable monofunctional riboflavin biosynthesis protein RIBA 3, chloroplastic isoform X1, protein MDCVLLSSHLSSHAVVNTRFQQGSVSLNSVGFAVIRKGCLRLRCYAIGDEGSLNDPLKENKNGPILEELNGSAASFRTVGAEITQETRDFFVSDAEGDPDKPTEGFSSIEDALNSLREGKFVIAVDDEKGDNEGDLVMAADLASPESIAFMIRNGSGIISVGMKEEDLERLMIPMMSPVTEIGDISAAASTVTVDARVGISNGVSAADRAKTILALASPDSKPTDLRRPGHIFPLKYRNGGVLKRAGHTEASVDLVTLAGLRPVSVLSTIIDPKDGSMAGTPMLKQMASEHDVPIVSIADLIRYRRKREKLVELIAVSRLPTKWGLFRAYCYQSKLDGTEHIAVAKGDIGDGEDVLVRVHSECLTGDILGSARCDCGEQLDLAMQLIEKAGRGVLVYLRGHEGRGIGLGQKLRAYNLQDQGSDTVEANVELGLAIDSREYGIGAQILRDIGVRTMRLMTNNPAKFVGLKGYGLAVVSRVPVISPITKENQKYLETKRTKMGHIYGSDLPGGLLKEFLNPTEDNATN, encoded by the exons ATGGATTGCGTTCTGCTAAGCTCACATTTGTCATCTCATGCTGTTGTTAACACAAG GTTTCAACAAGGCTCTGTTAGTCTCAACAGTGTAGGATTTGCAGTTATCAGAAAAGGATGCTTAAGATTAAGGTGCTATGCAATTGGTGATGAAGGGAGTCTGAATGATCCTCTGAAGGAGAACAAGAATGGCCCAATTTTGGAAGAACTAAACGGGTCTGCCGCTTCCTTTCGAACTGTTGGGGCTGAAATCACTCAGGAAACAAGAGATTTTTTTGTCAGCGATGCCGAGGGTGACCCGGACAAACCTACGGAGGGTTTCTCCTCAATCGAGGATGCTCTAAATTCATTGCGCGAGGGAAAG TTTGTTATTGCTGTAGATGACGAAAAGGGTGACAATGAAGGGGATCTTGTCATGGCAGCCGACCTAGCCAGCCCAGAATCAATTGCATTCATGATCAGAAATGGTTCCGGGATCATCTCGGTGGGCATGAAGGAAGAGGACCTAGAAAGATTGATGATCCCTATGATGTCTCCGGTCACGGAAATTGGTGACATTTCAGCTGCTGCTTCCACGGTGACAGTG GATGCCAGAGTGGGCATATCAAATGGCGTGTCAGCTGCAGACAGGGCAAAAACCATCCTTGCTCTAGCATCCCCTGACTCTAAGCCCACTGACCTCAGAAGGCCAGGCCACATTTTCCCCCTCAAGTACCGGAACGGTGGTGTGCTGAAAAGAGCAGGGCACACGGAGGCGTCGGTGGATCTTGTCACATTGGCCGGCTTGCGCCCTGTGTCCGTCCTGTCGACCATCATCGACCCGAAGGACGGTTCGATGGCAGGAACACCAATGCTGAAACAGATGGCTTCGGAGCATGATGTCCCGATTGTTTCGATCGCTGATCTCATCCG GTACAGGAGGAAAAGGGAGAAACTGGTGGAACTGATCGCAGTATCTCGTTTGCCTACTAAATGGGGCCTTTTCCGCGCTTACTGCTACCAGTCCAAGCTGGACGGAACTGAGCACATCGCTGTTGCCAAG GGCGATATTGGCGACGGTGAAGACGTGCTGGTGAGGGTGCACTCGGAGTGCCTGACGGGAGACATACTCGGCTCCGCCCGCTGCGACTGCGGCGAGCAGCTGGACCTGGCGATGCAGCTGATCGAGAAGGCCGGCCGCGGCGTCCTGGTGTACCTGCGCGGCCACGAAGGCCGCGGCATCGGGCTCGGCCAGAAGCTCCGCGCCTACAACCTGCAGGACCAAGGCAGCGACACCGTGGAGGCCAACGTCGAGCTCGGCCTCGCCATTGACTCGCGCGAGTACGGCATTGGCGCCCAG attctcaGGGATATCGGCGTGCGCACGATGCGGCTGATGACGAACAACCCGGCCAAGTTCGTGGGGCTCAAGGGGTACGGGCTGGCCGTGGTGAgccgtgtcccggtgatctcgccGATCACCAAGGAGAACCAGAAGTACCTCGAGACCAAGAGGACCAAGATGGGGCACATCTACGGCTCCGACCTCCCCGGCGGCCTGCTCAAAGAATTCCTCAATCCTACGGAAGACAACGCTACAAACTAA
- the LOC124707606 gene encoding probable monofunctional riboflavin biosynthesis protein RIBA 3, chloroplastic isoform X2 → MAADLASPESIAFMIRNGSGIISVGMKEEDLERLMIPMMSPVTEIGDISAAASTVTVDARVGISNGVSAADRAKTILALASPDSKPTDLRRPGHIFPLKYRNGGVLKRAGHTEASVDLVTLAGLRPVSVLSTIIDPKDGSMAGTPMLKQMASEHDVPIVSIADLIRYRRKREKLVELIAVSRLPTKWGLFRAYCYQSKLDGTEHIAVAKGDIGDGEDVLVRVHSECLTGDILGSARCDCGEQLDLAMQLIEKAGRGVLVYLRGHEGRGIGLGQKLRAYNLQDQGSDTVEANVELGLAIDSREYGIGAQILRDIGVRTMRLMTNNPAKFVGLKGYGLAVVSRVPVISPITKENQKYLETKRTKMGHIYGSDLPGGLLKEFLNPTEDNATN, encoded by the exons ATGGCAGCCGACCTAGCCAGCCCAGAATCAATTGCATTCATGATCAGAAATGGTTCCGGGATCATCTCGGTGGGCATGAAGGAAGAGGACCTAGAAAGATTGATGATCCCTATGATGTCTCCGGTCACGGAAATTGGTGACATTTCAGCTGCTGCTTCCACGGTGACAGTG GATGCCAGAGTGGGCATATCAAATGGCGTGTCAGCTGCAGACAGGGCAAAAACCATCCTTGCTCTAGCATCCCCTGACTCTAAGCCCACTGACCTCAGAAGGCCAGGCCACATTTTCCCCCTCAAGTACCGGAACGGTGGTGTGCTGAAAAGAGCAGGGCACACGGAGGCGTCGGTGGATCTTGTCACATTGGCCGGCTTGCGCCCTGTGTCCGTCCTGTCGACCATCATCGACCCGAAGGACGGTTCGATGGCAGGAACACCAATGCTGAAACAGATGGCTTCGGAGCATGATGTCCCGATTGTTTCGATCGCTGATCTCATCCG GTACAGGAGGAAAAGGGAGAAACTGGTGGAACTGATCGCAGTATCTCGTTTGCCTACTAAATGGGGCCTTTTCCGCGCTTACTGCTACCAGTCCAAGCTGGACGGAACTGAGCACATCGCTGTTGCCAAG GGCGATATTGGCGACGGTGAAGACGTGCTGGTGAGGGTGCACTCGGAGTGCCTGACGGGAGACATACTCGGCTCCGCCCGCTGCGACTGCGGCGAGCAGCTGGACCTGGCGATGCAGCTGATCGAGAAGGCCGGCCGCGGCGTCCTGGTGTACCTGCGCGGCCACGAAGGCCGCGGCATCGGGCTCGGCCAGAAGCTCCGCGCCTACAACCTGCAGGACCAAGGCAGCGACACCGTGGAGGCCAACGTCGAGCTCGGCCTCGCCATTGACTCGCGCGAGTACGGCATTGGCGCCCAG attctcaGGGATATCGGCGTGCGCACGATGCGGCTGATGACGAACAACCCGGCCAAGTTCGTGGGGCTCAAGGGGTACGGGCTGGCCGTGGTGAgccgtgtcccggtgatctcgccGATCACCAAGGAGAACCAGAAGTACCTCGAGACCAAGAGGACCAAGATGGGGCACATCTACGGCTCCGACCTCCCCGGCGGCCTGCTCAAAGAATTCCTCAATCCTACGGAAGACAACGCTACAAACTAA
- the LOC124650365 gene encoding 50S ribosomal protein L17-like codes for MGNFRKLGRHAAHRVSMLRTMVSQLVKHERIETTVAKAKEVRRKADQMVQLGKDGTLDSARRASAFVRGDDVVHKLFTELAYRYKELFRLYINVPLLYRDRAGGYTRLLRTRIRIGDAAPMAYIEFVDRENELREAKPSTPQPPQRAPLDPWTRSRASQQWAGPKVSHNSGTEGL; via the exons atggGGAACTTCCGCAAGCTCGGCCGCCACGCCGCCCACCGCGTCTCCATGCTCAG GACGATGGTTTCGCAACTGGTGAAGCACGAGCGGATCGAGACCACTGTCGCGAAA GCGAAGGAGGTGCGGCGGAAGGCGGATCAGATGGTGCAGCTCGGCAAAGAT GGTACACTAGATTCAGCAAGACGTGCCTCAGCATTTGTTCGTGGTGATGACGTAGTTCACAAGTTATTCACAGAGCTTGCGTACCGCTACAA AGAACTCTTCAGGCTATATATTAATGTTCCACTTCTATATAGGGATCGAGCTGGTGGATATACAAGACTATTGCGAACCAGGATACGAATAGGAGATGCTGCACCAATGGCTTACATCGA ATTTGTCGACCGGGAGAATGAACTTCGAGAGGCCAAACCTTCGACGCCACAGCCACCCCAGCGTGCTCCTCTTGATCCATGGACCAGGTCCCGTGCCAGCCAACAGTGGGCAGGTCCTAAAGTCAGCCACAACTCTGGAACCGAAGGGCTGTGA
- the LOC124650367 gene encoding very-long-chain (3R)-3-hydroxyacyl-CoA dehydratase 2-like isoform X2: protein MPRPSQLYLLAYNSLQSLGWSLALFRLLACLAPPVSVHPAYALAGDLICFLQTCAVLETVHAAVGLVPTSPFLAFLQWGGRTHFVLALLRQIPEVQGSPSVFITFMAWSISEVIRYSHYALTTLKVCPAWLTYLRYTAFIPLYPIGVGPGEMWTIYQALPFVKERELYSGLFAKFSMSYHSFLVGGLLCYPLLWLKLYLHVFKQRKSKLGKVDRRKKRA from the exons ATGCCTCGCCCTTCGCAGCTCTACCTCCTCGCCTACAACTCCCTCCAATCCCTGGGATG GTCACTCGCCTTGTTCCGCCTCCTGGCCTGTCTCGCACCTCCCGTCTCCGTCCACCCCGCATACGCCCTCGCCGGTGACCTCATAT GCTTCCTGCAGACTTGCGCTGTTCTTGAGACTGTCCATGCCGCCGTCG GATTGGTGCCCACCTCGCCGTTTCTCGCTTTCCTGCAATGGGGAGGGAGGACCCACTTCGTTCTCGCCCTTCTCCGGCAAATCCCTGAG GTTCAGGGCAGTCCGTCTGTGTTCATAACGTTTATGGCTTGGAGTATATCTGAG GTCATCAGATACTCCCATTATGCTCTTACTACCTTAAAAGTTTGTCCAGCATGGCTGACTTATCTCAG GTACACTGCTTTTATCCCGTTGTATCCGATCGGGGTAGGACCAGGAGAAA TGTGGACTATCTACCAAGCTCTTCCATTTGTGAAGGAGCGGGAGCTCTACTCAGGCTTGTTTGCAAAGTTCTCCATGAGCTACCATTCCTTTCTCGTG GGTGGTCTGCTGTGCTATCCGCTTCTGTGGCTGAAGCTGTACCTGCATGTGTTCAAGCAGCGCAAGTCCAAGCTAGGAAAGGTGGACAGGAGGAAGAAACGGGCTTGA
- the LOC124650367 gene encoding very-long-chain (3R)-3-hydroxyacyl-CoA dehydratase 2-like isoform X1, whose translation MPRPSQLYLLAYNSLQSLGWSLALFRLLACLAPPVSVHPAYALAGDLICFLQTCAVLETVHAAVGLVPTSPFLAFLQWGGRTHFVLALLRQIPEVRTDGHCKIPVRLRGQNVQGSPSVFITFMAWSISEVIRYSHYALTTLKVCPAWLTYLRYTAFIPLYPIGVGPGEMWTIYQALPFVKERELYSGLFAKFSMSYHSFLVGGLLCYPLLWLKLYLHVFKQRKSKLGKVDRRKKRA comes from the exons ATGCCTCGCCCTTCGCAGCTCTACCTCCTCGCCTACAACTCCCTCCAATCCCTGGGATG GTCACTCGCCTTGTTCCGCCTCCTGGCCTGTCTCGCACCTCCCGTCTCCGTCCACCCCGCATACGCCCTCGCCGGTGACCTCATAT GCTTCCTGCAGACTTGCGCTGTTCTTGAGACTGTCCATGCCGCCGTCG GATTGGTGCCCACCTCGCCGTTTCTCGCTTTCCTGCAATGGGGAGGGAGGACCCACTTCGTTCTCGCCCTTCTCCGGCAAATCCCTGAGGTGAGAACCGACGGCCATTGCAAAATTCCAGTGCGACTTCGTGGACAAAAC GTTCAGGGCAGTCCGTCTGTGTTCATAACGTTTATGGCTTGGAGTATATCTGAG GTCATCAGATACTCCCATTATGCTCTTACTACCTTAAAAGTTTGTCCAGCATGGCTGACTTATCTCAG GTACACTGCTTTTATCCCGTTGTATCCGATCGGGGTAGGACCAGGAGAAA TGTGGACTATCTACCAAGCTCTTCCATTTGTGAAGGAGCGGGAGCTCTACTCAGGCTTGTTTGCAAAGTTCTCCATGAGCTACCATTCCTTTCTCGTG GGTGGTCTGCTGTGCTATCCGCTTCTGTGGCTGAAGCTGTACCTGCATGTGTTCAAGCAGCGCAAGTCCAAGCTAGGAAAGGTGGACAGGAGGAAGAAACGGGCTTGA